A genomic window from Balaenoptera acutorostrata chromosome 20, mBalAcu1.1, whole genome shotgun sequence includes:
- the LOC130705924 gene encoding uncharacterized protein SPEM3-like: protein MCMRCSVDPMNLRSSVSSRFRHRPSFLLGHPNHLDSWIRDTKNEKASGCCWMPPQCGRAGAPMEAPRGLWKEGVVGAGEAPPVTALKSRATFYSRQETSSKLRRMSKVDVLPLRLPQESKTKTPDYDPAQAPARAQTRPPVQPPAHAPAKAQTFSSAHPPEHTPPQAESCSRGHAHEHTSAQAQAFSPVDPTGRTPAKAQTFSSTHPSEQAPPQAQTCSTFHPPEHTTPQAQTPSPALTPEHSPAQVHGPEHTSAHTPAQASAQSLGHTSVYTLTHVHLTYTHANTLVPPPPLAPVPPPTSAPATTPALAPTPAPVPISATTSVPVLVMALTTTPVPSTTPTPILASIPSTLSAFSQGLSSGQVVYDALRVKQNVDHVCPPQNSGYSRKDLGTVSRPQEGHGLVSSGTAEQTLKQCSGDSAKPSTGSILGYLELGNMEWKISNDAKDKFVQSKTFPYCSFHPCSSEKRNTDPQAPVYPKFLVYSKDAAPSQPCFHSPTSAQSSPCAMPPPCTLSLPLVSPRSFVLHQHSNHQKPSALIQPPTFPPTSKSPPSALSSQGPIPPQLSTTSQTPNQPQPPELRESLGLNQGSVLQRTPGPARECRVSRNPGLTPNPGLHKNPLGTDSVQALGPHQTPKLFRSEAVPRKEDAGQHIPWTSVPPSQNSCSPKAQLTYNDLQTFSEVPVLIELQSSSRRAGSQDWVYHPMDTVPPACQNYRQMSTPPKTSWKPYCPGSGTRLGHVVFDARQRQFRAGRDKCEALSPRRLHRETSNNSPETIKEWGYQGTDMHEE from the coding sequence ATGTGCATGCGCTGCTCCGTGGATCCCATGAACCTGCGCTCAAGCGTGTCTTCCCGCTTCCGCCATCGCCCAAGCTTCCTGCTCGGGCACCCAAACCACCTTGACTCGTGGATACGAGACACAAAAAATGAGAAGGCTTCTGGGTGCTGCTGGATGCCGCCTCAGTGTGGACGGGCTGGGGCTCCCATGGAGGCTCCACGGGGACTGTGGAAGGAGGGGGTAGTGGGAGCTGGCGAGGCCCCTCCGGTCACAGCCTTAAAGTCCCGAGCCACCTTTTACTCCAGGCAAGAGACATCTTCCAAGCTCCGCAGGATGAGCAAGGTGGACGTGCTTCCACTCCGCCTGCCCCAAGAGAGCAAGACGAAGACCCCAGACTatgacccagcccaggccccagcccgggCCCAGACCCGCCCCCCAGTTCAGCCCCCTGCGCATGCTCCTGCCAAGGCCCAGACCTTCTCCTCAGCCCACCCCCCTGAGCACACCCCCCCCCAGGCCGAGAGCTGCTCCCGAGGCCACGCCCATGAGCACACTTccgcccaggcccaggccttcTCCCCAGTGGACCCCACTGGGCGCACACCTGCCAAGGCCCAGACCTTCTCCTCTACCCACCCCTCTGAGCAGGCCCCACCTCAGGCCCAGACTTGCTCCACGTTCCACCCCCCCGAGCACACCACCCCCCAggcccagaccccctccccagccctcacccctgagcacagccctgcccaggtCCATGGCCCTGAGCATACCTCAGCCCAtaccccagcccaggcctcagcCCAGTCCCTGGGCCACACTTCCGTCTACACCCTGACCCATGTTCATCTGACCTATACCCATGCCAACACTCtggtccctcccccacctttggcCCCAGTCCCTCCCCCAACTTCTGCCCCTGCTACTACTCCTGCCCTAGCCCCTACACCAGCCCCTGTCCCGATCTCTGCCACAACCTCTGTCCCAGTGCTGGTCATGGCCCTGACGACCACTccagtcccttccaccacccctacccccatcctAGCTTCTATTCCCTCTACCTTGTCTGCCTTCAGCCAAGGCCTCTCCTCCGGCCAGGTGGTCTACGATGCCCTCAGGGTAAAGCAGAACGTGGACCATGTGTGTCCCCCTCAGAACTCTGGGTACTCCAGAAAGGACTTGGGTACCGTCTCCAGGCCCCAAGAGGGGCATGGTCTGGTGAGCTCTGGTACAGCTGAGCAAACACTGAAGCAGTGTAGTGGGGACAGTGCCAAGCCCTCCACAGGATCCATACTGGGTTACCTGGAGTTGGGGAATATGGAATGGAAGATCTCAAATGATGCCAAAGACAAATTTGTGCAGTCCAAGACCTTCCCTTACTGCAGCTTCCATCCTTGCAGTTCTGAGAAGAGAAACACGGACCCCCAGGCTCCAGTCTACCCCAAATTCCTGGTGTACTCCAAGGATGCTGCACCTTCTCAACCTTGCTTCCATTCTCCAACCAGTGCCCAGAGCTCACCATGCGCCATGCCTCCACCATgcactctttctctgcctcttgtttCTCCCAGATCCTTTGTCCTTCATCAacacagcaaccaccagaagccctCCGCCTTAATAcaaccccccacctttcccccaacctccaagtctcctccgtctgccctctcttcccagggccccatccctccccagttaTCCACTACGTCCCAAACCCCAAACCAGCCCCAACCCCCTGAACTTCGTGAGAGTCTAGGCCTCAACCAAGGCTCTGTCCTCCAAAGGACCCCAGGCCCTGCAAGAGAGTGTAGGGTTTCCAGAAACCCAGGCCTTACCCCAAATCCAGGCCTCCACAAGAACCCTCTAGGAACTGACTCTGTCCAAGCTTTGGGCCCACATCAGACCCCAAAGCTATTTAGGTCTGAGGCAGTTCCTCGAAAGGAGGATGCAGGGCAGCACATACCATGGACTTCTGTCCCACCCAGTCAGAACTCCTGCTCTCCCAAGGCTCAGTTGACCTACAATGACCTGCAAACCTTCTCAGAGGTACCTGTGCTGATTGAGCTGCAATCATCCTCCCGGCGAGCAGGCAGCCAAGACTGGGTGTACCACCCCATGGATACAGTTCCTCCAGCCTGCCAGAACTATCGCCAGATGTCTACGCCTCCCAAGACCAGCTGGAAGCCCTACTGTCCTGGGTCAGGCACCCGGCTAGGGCATGTGGTCTTCGACGCCCGCCAGAGACAGTTCAGAGCGGGCAGGGACAAATGCGAAGCTCTGTCTCCCAGGCGCCTTCACCGAGAGACATCCAACAACTCACCGGAGACCATCAAGGAGTGGGGATATCAGGGGACAGATATGCATGAGGAATGA
- the SPEM2 gene encoding uncharacterized protein SPEM2 — protein MENQLWYDNLGCCHQYQESTQNVEDCLLLLLGLVILVNIGINMAAMIWHGIQNALDKTIYWINQKNEISQACESFPKYPPAKARDVHIHCTLDPVEVKMARPTCYSSSSYHHLHNRSRSCSRRPCSHQRRPKNRTQFPYSRSVFHRLHRSHRMSQLQLMPSFDRQDPDSYLEEEDDLSFPQPKYPRGCWGGLYQRMGLPSNMGLWGRQGGILASLPPPCLYLSPEPRRMPKRVEAKSELRLQSLGAPCSPSRIWGNVEADQFPLSPPPPRRLPPNPSWVPGGHSTYPSRGQLPYDSWNQRRRGLEGSEPPSALVPRGCRPEARQRNSPQAHKRSLPSCAHRQPNGSPHPSTEHLNYSRDPHEVRRRAAEWAEMLPVRRPLTTSASLTVLAEASDRRAPAPSSALLVRSSQPLPDVQATEHLPPRPTFMPLSRNPGGNANYQVYDSLELKRQVRESRARANSLPPSTSASRPPLHGSQTGKMN, from the exons ATGGAAAACCAGCTCTGGTATGACAACCTGGGGTGCTGCCATCAATACCAAGAAAGTACCCAGAATGTGGAGGACTGCCTACTCCTGCTGCTAGGCCTTGTCATTCTTGTCAACATTGGGATCAACATGGCAGCTATG ATATGGCATGGGATCCAGAATGCCTTAGACAAGACCATCTATTGGATTAATCAGAAAA ATGAAATCTCGCAGGCTTGTGAAAGTTTTCCCAAATATCCTCCAGCCAAGGCCCGAGACGTCCACATCCACTGCACCCTGGACCCTGTGGAAGTGAAAATGGCCCGGCCCACTTGCTACTCCTCGTCCTCCTACCATCATCTCCACAACCGTAGCCGCAGCTGCAGCCGCCGCCCCTGCAGCCACCAGCGGAGACCGAAGAACCGCACACAATTCCCCTACAGCCGCTCGGTCTTCCATAGGCTGCATCGCAGCCACAGGATGTCACAGCTGCAGCTGATGCCCTCCTTTGATCGGCAGGACCCGGACTCCtacctggaggaggaggatgacCTTTCCTTCCCACAACCCAAGTACCCGCGGGGGTGCTGGGGAGGGCTCTACCAGCGGATGGGCCTGCCCTCCAACATGGGCCTCTGGGGCCGCCAGGGTGGGATCCTGGCCAGCCTGCCACCACCCTGTCTCTACCTGTCGCCCGAGCCGCGCCGCATGCCCAAGCGTGTGGAGGCCAAGTCCGAGCTAAGGCTGCAGTCCCTCGGGGCCCCCTGCTCACCATCCCGCATCTGGGGCAACGTGGAGGCTGACCAGTTCCCCTTGTCTCCACCACCTCCCCGACGGCTGCCCCCTAACCCCTCGTGGGTCCCTGGGGGGCACAGCACTTACCCCTCAAGGGGCCAGCTCCCGTATGACTCCTGGAATCAGCGGCGGCGTGGTCTGGAAGGCTCTGAGCCTCCATCCGCTCTGGTGCCTCGGGGCTGCCGGCCCGAAGCCCGGCAGCGCAACTCCCCCCAGGCCCACAAACGGAGCCTCCCCAGCTGTGCTCACAGACAGCCCAACGGCAGCCCGCACCCCTCCACGGAACACTTGAACTATTCCCGGGATCCGCACGAGGTACGGCGCCGGGCGGCCGAATGGGCCGAGATGCTGCCCGTGCGGCGCCCTCTGACCACCTCCGCCTCCCTCACGGTGCTGGCCGAGGCCTCGGACCGGCGGGCCCCGGCTCCCAGCTCAGCCCTGCTCGTccgctcctcccagcccctgcccgacGTCCAGGCTACCGAGCACCTTCCGCCCCGGCCCACCTTCATGCCACTCAGCCGGAACCCGGGGGGCAATGCCAACTACCAGGTGTATGACAGCCTGGAGCTGAAGCGGCAAGTGCGGGAGAGCCGAGCGCGGGCCAACTCGCTGCCGCCTTCCACCTCGGCCTCGAGGCCCCCTCTGCACGGGAGCCAGACTGGGAAAATGAACTGA
- the SPEM1 gene encoding spermatid maturation protein 1, whose protein sequence is MAMAEQPRPEWALCHSPSTNNCQDLGNSILLLLGLIICVNFGINTVTLVWHGFRGFLHHEFRIICEKEASKLCSPGKQTQPPKQSAPAVRLRCTMDPVKMTVSPPPTRRRRRRDSSACRAHRPTAWAPDTDSDDEKPPRQQTTICSHNWDCPRDWEGLQSTQRFWTPWAQDAVEPPTQTIRFQQTVEGRPLKREMQSELGLEAYVYPVNPPPHSPQALSHRNSGGGPQAEQGQCSPAQPPILGPAHVPDIPRRHSSGRVAYNARDLRRRLRELTRELEALSHCYPLASGSSTAEGTGKAWVYRSLTEK, encoded by the exons ATGGCCATGGCTGAGCAGCCCCGGCCCGAGTGGGCCTTGTGTCACAGCCCCAGCACCAACAACTGCCAGGACCTGGGCAACTCCATCCTGTTGCTACTGGGCCTCATCATCTGCGTTAACTTTGGCATCAATACGGTGACACTG GTCTGGCACGGATTCCGTGGCTTCTTACACCACGAGTTTCGTATTATTTGTGAGAAAG AAGCTTCTAAGTTATGCTCACCTGGGAAGCAGACCCAGCCCCCGAAGCAGAGCGCCCCTGCAGTCCGCCTTCGGTGCACCATGGACCCTGTGAAAATGACTGTGTCCCCCCCACCCACTCGCCGCCGTCGCCGTCGAGACTCTTCAGCATGCCGCGCCCACCGCCCTACAGCCTGGGCCCCTGACACTGACAGTGATGACGAGAAGCCCCCGCGTCAGCAGACAACAATCTGCTCCCACAACTGGGATTGCCCCAGGGACTGGGAAGGCCTTCAGTCCACCCAGAGGTTCTGGACTCCCTGGGCCCAGGATGCTGTGGAGCCGCCTACCCAGACCATCCGCTTCCAGCAAACTGTAGAGGGAAGGCCGCTCAAAAGAGAGATGCAGTCAGAGCTGGGCCTAGAGGCCTACGTGTACCCTGTGAACCCCCCGCCCCACAGCCCTCAGGCCCTGAGCCACAGGAACAGTGGAGGGGGGCCCCAGGCAGAACAGGGGCAGTGCTCGCCAGCCCAGCCACCCATCCTGGGCCCGGCCCACGTCCCAGACATCCCCCGGCGCCACTCCTCAGGGCGCGTAGCCTATAATGCCAGAGACTTGAGGCGGCGGCTGCGGGAGCTGACCAGGGAGTTGGAGGCCCTGTCCCACTGTTACCCCCTGGCCTCTGGATCCAGCACGGCTGAGGGGACGGGAAAGGCCTGGGTATACCGTTCCCTGACAGAGAAGTGA